A stretch of Orientia tsutsugamushi DNA encodes these proteins:
- a CDS encoding tyrosine-type recombinase/integrase: MESIILTLKLTDKLIRKIKIPTERTSTIKDKIEPGLQLRISRSGRKTWSFEKKFRKEGIKMTIGVFPDLSIKEARKKARELKTLMANGIDPRAVKRQQQIEENENRIKERERKANDITFKELCYRYIEEYAKIYTINWEEYTDRVHTYAQSLYGKKISQIRMSDIQQIFNDISKEEKYATANLFLVTLRTMFNKAKKWGLIENNPTIGIEQHKLQARERRLSYDEMGRFLEVLCRETTPLIRDFALLALYTAARKSNALEMECDNIDFERKIWHIPKN, from the coding sequence ATGGAATCAATAATATTAACATTAAAGTTAACAGATAAGTTAATAAGAAAAATAAAAATTCCGACTGAAAGAACATCAACCATCAAGGATAAAATTGAACCAGGACTTCAACTAAGAATATCACGGTCAGGAAGAAAAACATGGTCTTTTGAAAAAAAATTTAGAAAAGAAGGGATAAAAATGACGATAGGGGTATTTCCAGATTTATCTATTAAAGAAGCTAGAAAAAAAGCAAGAGAATTAAAGACATTAATGGCGAACGGAATAGATCCAAGAGCAGTAAAACGTCAACAACAGATAGAAGAAAATGAGAATCGTATAAAAGAAAGAGAAAGAAAAGCTAACGATATTACATTCAAAGAGCTGTGTTATAGGTATATTGAAGAGTATGCCAAAATATATACTATAAACTGGGAAGAGTATACTGACAGAGTACATACTTATGCACAATCATTATATGGAAAAAAGATAAGCCAGATTCGAATGAGTGATATTCAACAAATATTCAATGATATCAGCAAAGAGGAAAAATATGCTACAGCAAATCTATTTCTAGTAACATTACGCACTATGTTTAATAAGGCAAAAAAATGGGGATTAATAGAAAACAATCCTACTATAGGAATAGAGCAGCATAAACTGCAAGCAAGAGAGAGACGTCTAAGTTACGATGAAATGGGGAGATTTTTAGAAGTATTATGCAGAGAAACAACTCCGTTGATAAGAGATTTTGCATTACTAGCGTTATATACTGCAGCTAGAAAAAGTAATGCGTTAGAGATGGAATGTGACAATATAGATTTTGAAAGAAAAATATGGCATATACCAAAAAACTAA
- a CDS encoding tyrosine-type recombinase/integrase, producing the protein MICKKAGIKNFRIHDLRRTLASCMGDAGASQRTIGIALNHINPNSTMHYNIPCMELVREYMSKATQIISECARSYNIYNTI; encoded by the coding sequence ATAATTTGTAAAAAGGCTGGCATAAAAAATTTCAGAATACACGATCTAAGAAGGACGTTAGCAAGTTGTATGGGGGATGCAGGCGCAAGTCAGAGGACAATTGGTATAGCATTGAATCATATTAATCCAAACTCAACAATGCATTATAATATACCTTGTATGGAGTTAGTACGAGAGTATATGTCTAAGGCTACACAAATAATTAGTGAATGTGCTAGAAGTTATAATATTTATAATACTATCTAA
- a CDS encoding DnaA N-terminal domain-containing protein, with product MLLKLADRYSNYHFDCKASVLNYIAQALANELRTTDQANSGNRRFDNVEKSNKEKYLTQIETRANLSKESQLKHKIAGSFEAAMAYQILTSCSFGPAVRTRFFVKLLKNITLTECDESKILQAVQDVYGYEIQELQVTPFEQPTTVSQKQINEEEYLLNLSKQLGSNSTWYKVRESLVTCYGQAIDKEWFSSLKVVNEDSVNKKIFIKAKTEFENSYIRENYLKDLESSFKAQGFSFELVKFSNFNKI from the coding sequence TTGCTATTAAAGCTAGCAGATCGATATTCAAATTATCATTTTGACTGTAAGGCATCAGTTCTAAACTATATAGCACAAGCGTTAGCAAATGAATTACGAACTACTGATCAGGCAAATAGTGGCAACCGTAGATTTGATAACGTAGAAAAATCTAATAAGGAAAAATATCTTACTCAAATTGAAACAAGAGCAAATCTTAGTAAGGAAAGTCAGTTGAAGCATAAAATTGCTGGTTCTTTTGAAGCAGCTATGGCTTATCAAATTTTGACTTCTTGTAGTTTTGGGCCAGCGGTTCGAACTAGGTTTTTTGTTAAGTTGCTTAAAAATATCACACTAACAGAATGTGATGAATCAAAGATATTACAAGCTGTACAAGATGTATATGGATACGAAATTCAAGAATTGCAAGTTACACCATTTGAGCAACCTACAACTGTTTCACAGAAACAAATCAATGAAGAAGAGTATCTCTTGAATCTCAGTAAACAACTGGGCTCTAACTCGACTTGGTACAAAGTACGAGAATCTTTAGTTACATGTTATGGTCAAGCTATCGATAAAGAATGGTTTAGTTCATTAAAAGTTGTAAATGAAGATAGTGTTAACAAAAAAATATTCATCAAAGCAAAAACAGAATTTGAAAATAGTTACATCAGAGAGAACTATCTGAAAGATCT